The nucleotide sequence CCCCTGTCCTCCCACGACGAACCCATTCTCGAAACCCTAGGCCGCTCATTCGATTCCTACGGAGGCCTCCAATTCTACCCCCACCTCGTTTCTGCATTGGAACTCGTCGAGGATACCTCCGGGGAGGAGGAGGCGATGATTTCCCGAAATGCCCGGGGCGGCGGAGGGCCCGAATTCGAGCAGGGGGCGGTCGTTGAGGAGGCTACCGACGACGACGTCGACGGGATCGGGCTGATGCTGGGCGGGTTGACCCTCGATCCGCGGCCGGTCGTTGGGGGGTTCCAGGGCCTCCACCAGCGACGACGATATGGGCGAGGTGGGTCACGTGGGTGGGCTCATGCTCAGCGGGTTCGACCTCGTCGGGCCACGGGTCATCACGCGGCCCTTCCGGATGGTGGTGGGCGGCGAGGACACCGACTCTGACTACGCTGACTGGAACCTCGTCGATGCGCTCGCGGGGCGCGTTCGGGAGGCTGCACGGCGGCTGCCGGCGTCCCGTGCGGTGGTGGACGGCTTACCGGAGGTCGCGCTCAGCGATGAGGAGGCCTCGCACGGCTCCGCTGTGTGCAAGGATGGCATTGCGGCGGGGCAGAGTGTCCTCAGGCTCCCCTGCAAGCACTACTTCCATGGGGAGTGCATCCGCCCGTGGCTTGCCATCAGGAACACTTGCCCCGTGTGCCGATTTGAGCTCCCAACGGGTGACGCTGATCATGATTGGCGACGGAGCAGGACTGGTGCGGTGTCTGTGGAGCAACAGAGCGCACCAGAGCAGGTATGTTACTGGCCTTTGTTTTGGTGCGAAAATATTGGTTTCAACCCAGCAATTTAGTTTGTAATGCAATGCGATGATTTTCACTCTGCAGTTCCTAAGTCATGCACGTCTTAGTATGATCTACTGACTCacttattggcttgcttgttccaAATGAATGCTTCTAGTTCAGGAAGTAACTATGcactagggggggggggggggttgacaaTGTGGATTCTGAGTATTTCTGTGCCCAAAATTAAAATGTACAAGCTATGCACTTTTCATAGCAGTGCAATGCATATACGGCCACCAAAAGCTCTTATAGGAGCTGGATAAAGCACAAAAAAGAAGTTTTTAAGGAACCAAGGATTCAGAAAGCTTATGCATGAGCAGCAAACCACAATTGTTATCAAACCACCTAACAAAAGGTGGCTATGAGTTCCTGTGGTGGTTCTGGATGCTTGCAGGCAGACTTTTCTACAGTGTgccttttttttgggggggggggggggggggggggggcagggtgTTGTGATAAACTTGTTTACCCTTTTGAAGGAACTGGTGACAATCTGTATGCCTATGTAGTTGGAAACTCATGGTCGCTGCATCTGCTAGAGAAACAATCATTACTGTTTTTTCAAGCTCCATCTGCTTTAGAGCATCCTAAAGTCTTAACTTAAATCACCTAGCTTTTAGGTTGAAAATTATCACATCACCAAACAGTCACTTTTGATTTATCTATTCAGCTTCACCAGCTTTTTTGAGGTCCTCAATGCCATCAGTAATATCTTTGTTGGGATATGATGAGCTTTTTAGTGCCCTTTGTACTGTTCTCTGCTTTCCCAGTGGGCCAAATTTAAATAATTAGATCATGTACCATGTTAAGGATCGCGATCAATAGTTTCTTGTCCCTTGATTTCAAGGGGTATCACCCAAGAAGCAGAGAACTGAGCATCACTTATTTGCATGGCGGCCATCTATGTACTGTCACAGTGCTATTTCAATAGATGTGGATCGTGATTGCATCATGTCAGCCGATCCCATTTGGCTTGTTCTGCATCAGGATTCTGCGTTGGCCCTCAGCAGCAAAATATCAGTATTGTGCATTTGCTAATTTCGCACATATCCAATTGTTTTAATCCATATTTATCTTATTTGGATTCCATCTTGCAAATTTTGAAATTGCTAGAGTTGAATATATGCagacattcaaacatgatgtGGCGTGTCGTGTTACAGGGAAATTTTTGTtaagccttttttttttttttttttttttttttttttttttgctgaatcTTACCAAGGTGAGTATTTGCTGCTCCCTCGCAGCACTGGGGTATATTTCAAAATCTTCTCTGCAGTAGGGTGCTTATGCTGTTTCCACGTTGCATCTCAAAATGAAAGGGCTATCCCTTGATTTCACCATTTGAAGTCAGTTCTGTCTTTCACATGAAGGCTCATTTGATCGGGTCTTGTTTAAAtctagggtgtaaagttttgggatgtcatatcggatgttgcatggggtgtttggatacacaaattacagaatccgtcagtaatccgcgagacgaatttattaagcataattaatctgttattagcacatgtgttactgtagcataacattgtcaaatcatggcctaattagttttaaaagattcgtctcacaaattagtcgtaaactatataattagttatttttagtctatatttaatactctatgcatatgtctaaatattcgatggaaTAGGAAATAAACTTTAGGAGGAAGAACTAAACAAAGccttaattgatttttactctGGTGCTGTGTATTATTATATTGATAGAGTGGAGGCACAGGCGCTGGCAGTGGAGCAACAGTAGGTGCAGGAGATGACGCAACTGAATGCCCGGGAGAAAATAGACCTGAGCAAAGGCACGTCTTGATGAGGCGGCAGACTGACTGATGCCGGCAAACAGGATTGCAAACTAACCAACTGAAGGCGATTTCCTGTCAGCGGCGCTAATAAGAAGATAatgaccctgttcgcttgaggaattttggagaaatttggaggaatctggatgaatctggagaaatttgtgagaaaaaaacactgttccggatgaaaaaagaaacgaATCAAGCCCGCGTTTAACATCTGGTCACTGATCATTAACTATGTTTCTATGGCTTCTTTCAAAAAAAGACTACGTTTCTATGGCAGTTGTTCAACCTCTGCAGCTTGATCTCAGTTTCTAGTCTAAACTCCATAGCCTTTTCACCTTcagcttgttcgtttggctgtagctcgtcgtaaacgatcgtaaatttccagccggaacagtatttttctctcacacaaatcagccagcagtattttttcacgaaccagcaacgatatgaaccagcaacgaaacgaaccagccaacAAAACATGCTGCTTGTTCCTTGTTAGTTTGGCACGACATAGTAAACTGCTCCAAATTCTCTTAAGTTTTGTTTGGAATGCTGTGCTCTCCAATGGGATGGGATCCCGGTGTTGCCAGTGCCCAGTGCGTTCCGCAGAACTGAGAGGCCCCTATAAAGGAGTAGGAGCCTCTTCATGGTTCATGCCCTTCGTTAAGCATCCAGTGAACTGATAAATCTCTGGAGTTTCAATTATAAACTCTAAGCTCATTCAAGTTTTTTTGCATGAATTTTTTTCTAGATCTTTTTTTCGTGTTTAAGTGCATCCTTTCACCCACTGGACAATAGCTTGGAAACAAGAAGCATGCTATGCTGGGGAATGGTCGAATGGGAATAAAGAAAAAGCGCCGGACCAGGATGACCAGGCGCTTTCCTCGTACTGAGTCTAAGGCGTAAGGCCCACACAGCTTTATCTGGCCAGTGACCACGGTCAAAAGCGTCAAAGGCCCCAAATGGCGGGCACATCCTAACCACAGGTAAACAGCGCCTTCCCGGGGCGGCGCCGCAGCCAgtgctcgccggcggcggcatcTCCCAGCCGATTTCCCCGCGGGAGAGGCAACCGCACGGTGAACTTTGGAGCTTTCCCTTCAGTCAGTGAGTTGGGGACTAGAGCGATGACAAAATTTCTTGGTTTTCCATACGATTTTTAGTCATATACTATTTGCCATTTTGGACAAGACTGTTAATCCTGAGTGGTTGAGCAGAACCTTGCTTTCTATTGTGGGCTATCCGTTATTGTAACTGTACTATGCACACCAACACAGACAAAGATTGAAGGGGCAGAAATTCTGGTAAACAAACAGGTCGGCCTGTCGACAAAGCTACCCAATAATGCCCAGGGAAAGTGCTGTTAGGAACTGCCTTGAAATGCCCTGAATCAACTCATcagatcagcctgttcgtttggctgtggctcgtcgtaaacgatcgtaaatttccagccggaacagtatttttctctcactcaaaccagccagcagtacttcttcacgaactccagccaaccgaacaggctaataccaaaggacaaaaaaataaaaatgcttTGCCATGTTGCAGCTAGAGCTCCATTTTAGATTTTACCAACTCACATTAGTCAAAGAAAAGGTTCCATGAAAGAATATAGATACAGCAAGTGATCTCCTATGTACTCATATGCTCGTGAGCACCGAAATTAGTAGTATTTATCTATATCTGCGTACTCAACAGTACTACACTACAAGGCTACTAAGCACGGTATTTCTCAAACTAAGCCACCTTAGGTGTCCCTGCTGCAGCTTCAGCATCTCCTACTTCCACTTCCATCTCGCTGAGCCTTCTCTGCAGGCCAGCAGCTTCTTCTCTGAGCTTGTAGTTCTCACGAGCTACGGCAGCATGCTTGGCGATCACGTGGTTGAGCTCAACAAGAAGCCTCTGGTtggtgcccaggagctcggccaCCTGCAATGAGAGTTCGTCCAGGCGCCTCTGCTTCCTCACGCGGGACCTCCTCGCGGACTCACGGTTCGACGccaacctcctcttcttcctctcgtcGTTTCCACGCCTCTCCTGGTGGTTGTCCGCCGCCGCGGCAGACACTGAGCTCACGGTGGTGGTAGTAACGCTGCCATTGCAGCTGTATGGGTATGGATCGAGATCGAACATGTCGAACGAGCTGAGATCATACATGGGATCATTCTGAATCTGTGGTAGGAAAAGGCTGGCCAAGTCGAAGCCAGGGAGGCACGCTAAATTGGCTGCACAGTTTTGCTGCATGTCTGAAACTCTGAAGGAGAGTAGGCTTGGATGCTTGTTGCTTGGTGGTTTGCAATGTGAAGGAAAGAAGCAGTGGTGTTTTACTGCAATTGCGAAGGAGTGTGTTGGATGAATGGAGGGGGAAGGATGAGCAGGGAAGTGTTCCTTTTAAATCGCAAGAAACCAAGCCAGCCCCTAAAGTAGAAGACACTGACCCACCTGTGCTGTTGTAAGCAAAATTTGCTTTTCTAACTTTGTGGCTGTTTGAGATTATCATCTTGATTTATCAGATACACAGCCATTTGGCATTTTGTTGTAAATGTGTCAGCGTCATGAGGAAAGGCTAGGACTTTCTCAAAAACGCCTTTCGGATGCGGAAATTCTGTCGAAAGTTACAACTATTTTGCTCTGTTCTGGTTCTAGGTACAATATACAAAGCACCAACAGTTAAATCTTCCTGTGGGATCATGTCATACCGTCAAATATTGCCTGCAAAAAAAGCAAACGGCTAGGTTAGAAGTATTACATGAACACATCCTTTGTTCATGCATTTGCAAATCTAAACACAGGGAGCTTAATTCTGAATCGAAAAGAACAGCGCCAACCATTTAGGACTTCTATTCCCTTTCATGAATATATACATCCTTTGTTCATGCATTTACAGTGGACAATAATGCATTGCAATCATACAGCCATGTATTGCGTGCTTTGGCCAATCTGTTTCTTGTGACTAAGTAAAGCTGTTGCCTTGTATGCCCTTTCAAGTCAAGATTGTGACAACAATATCTTTGGCAAGGCAGCTAATAAGTGAAATAAGGGGCAATTGTTTCCTCCACTACAGCGCATGTTGCGTATGACTTGAGAACTGTTTGGTAAAAGTCTTTTGGCTACTTCTTACTACTATCCTTTTCTAGATTCACAGCGAGCTGTTGCGTAAAACTGTAAGTGAGACGTGCTGTCATTTCTGAATGCCATAATTGATACCGCGCTTTTACTAAGCAGTTGTGATTCTTTGGTAAGCTCTAGAATGGAGTTACAAAGCAGTTTTAGTTTTGTTGGACACAACCACATATGGACAATTCCCTCAAAAACAAACACACACACATGGACCCATTCTTATTCTATACATGCATGGTAGGGTATGGATATACTAGGTAGCCTTGGAATATTATTGAAAGCTTTTTCATACTAAACCACTTAAAAGTGGCAATGATTGTTTCATCAGAACATTTCAAATTCTTATGAAAACTTGCGTGTGTGTCTAATTGTCGATAGCAGAACTAGTTGTTATTCAGACCGAGGACTAACAGTCATATACTCCTATATTATTTTGCTGTCAACCAAAAGGCAATGATTAGTGACTTTTGTTGACCATCTTCTTTTGGTGCACCATCCTTTTCTTTTCATATAGCTATCAGGAACGACACGGAAGATTAGCTGCATTTCTCTTCATGTTCCACACACCACTGATAAAACTCTCTACTTTCAGATGCTCTTCATATAAACAAGCGGTACTTAATTTTGTGTTCATGCAGAAAACAACAGCAGTGAATTATGTTCGTTAACTTTGATCCTGAATGTCTGTTttgcatatgcatatataccTTGTCACTGTCTACTCTGttacttttgttttggttgtGGTGACATCTTTAGGTTGTTCTCCTTGAAATGAAAGTAATACTTTCACCGCACTGGAATTTATTGGCCAGAACAGGGACTTGGATTGGTCAGGTCCTAGTCGGCTAGTGCACATCTCCTACAAGGCTAAGCATCTTGCGTGAGGAAACTAGAGACCATTAGCATACGCAAGGCCTGTCCTTACTTTGCAATTTTGGAGCACCTCAGCGCCCAAAAGGAGGTGACTAAAAGCGCTTTTACGATGACGCCACTAGGTCCTTTAAGCTATTTGCACAATCATTTAATTATACAATGATATTGGAGGATAGGGATGTGATTTGTGGGCTACGTACCTTTGCCACCACAGTAGTTAGTGCCTTGAACTTTAGATGCACCTGTCTCTTTGCTACAATTGCAAATTAGTATATATGTAACTCGAATGTGCAGCATTTTGTATTGTTGTATACCACCATTACACCATACAATGGTTTTGATTTGTGGATTCTAGAAAAGGAACGGAATGCATATATAATCGCTGATAGGATCGCAATGCTGAATCCTGTCATTGTCCTTATGATTAATTTAACTAAATTATCACTTTATTAGTAAAAAAAATGTTGGTGGGTACTTGAAGGCAGTGAGCCTTGGATGTAGTCCAAAGCAGTATATTTTCCCACAAGCTTCTTATTTTCTGGTAGCCAGTAATGGCTCATGAGCCCCAAATAAAAGGATCAGTAGGTTGACTCCAttctttcttttaaaaaaaatctatgtGCATGTGAGAGAGGGACCCTTTATTCTTTAACTTAAAAAGAGAATTCTTTAATTGGGATCTGTGTCAACTCCACATGATGCTTAATTTGGATTCATACAATCTGTCAGAGGACAAATACGCCGCATGTGGTTGTTGCTGATCAACTTTGGATATCCAGGATAAAACCCATGAGTGACATTCAGTTCAGTGTGCAATAAGATGTTACACACATTTTCGTTTGCCTCCTAGCTTAGTAACATTGTTTTTGATACGGTTCTTAGCGCCATGGCCCATGGGAGAAGTGCTAGACTGTTCACATCAGTCAAAGCATATTGTGTATCTTGATGCTCATCAGCGACTCAGCGTGTTGCTCCGTCTCAGTAGGTAGTGTTTTGCTGTCCATGGCCCTTATCTTCCTAGCTAGAGCCATAGAGGGTGCCTAGTTGTATAATCCTAGATGACTCAATGATCCGTCCTTTTTTGCCCTTTATTTTGCTTAGAAAGAAGGCCAGGAGGACAGAGTATGCTCTTCCTTTCTATGCTTTCCTCTCCTGCCCCGGGTGTACATTCCAGCGTATGGAGCAACCAAAGCAAAGGCATGATCTTTGCAGGTAGCCCAGCCTATCAGACCGCCCGGCGTCCTTTTCGACACCAGTCCTTCTCCCTGAAAATACAATGAACCACTGATGTAAAGATGCAAAATGTATACAAATTAATAACTCATCTAGCAAAAGCTTTGCTTAGGCTAAGGCTGATAATGTGTCTACTAAAGGAGGCGGTAGTTAAGAAAAGCTTTTGATTCTGCCCAAAAGCTGGTCAAGATGTACCGGTTGATTTGCCTACTGGTCAAAATGTACCAGTTGATTTGCCTACTGCAGTGCTGCTGGATGTAGAATTGCTTTAGCCTAGACTATCACAGACAGTTTTGCACTTTTGATTGGAAGTTCCATCTTTCTTCCTACACGAATCCACATCCTTTCAGCTGAAAAAAAAAGGTCTGGAGTTGCGTTGATCTCATATGTTGCTCTTCGGTATTAATATCATAGTACTAACATTTGCACAAGATTGGTCTATTTGAATCCTCAAACACTTGTGTATTACATCTAAATACAGCAGTGTGTGAGAAAAAATGACAATAAACCTGTGATATAATTTCAGCTCATTGTTCATGTGACTACAAACTAAATAAAGTACAGAATACACAAGTAAATGACCAGCCTTCTTGATGACCTTATTCAACAAAGAAAGAATACTTTGACAGATAGCTAATCGAGCCACTATGGGAATAAAAATTGTGATGCCAACTATTCACTATCCACCATATGAAGATTGCATCCGCTGCAAGGACCCCTGCTCATCTTCTTATTTGTCTGCCTTCGGAATAATCACAAGGTGCTGTTCTCTTGTTGCTGCCATGAATCAATCAGCTGAAGTTTAGCAGCAAAACTAGACCATATCATGGATGCAATGTCAAAACCTCTCACTGTCACCAAGAACAAAATGGACTCTGCAGCAAACTAGGTGGAAGTATCTGTCTTTGCTTCCATGTCAAAATTTGGATGCTGCCAGCAAGCATGCAGCTGCCTCAACTATAGTTTCTGTAAAGATAAGATATCAAATAACTGTTCATGTTTTGCCGCGATCATGATTTTGACTTGATTATTAGGGCTGCATGTGAATGTCTGATGTCTTCACAGTGTGTTTTTCAATCTAGAAAGGAGATTCAAGTGACTCATCCCAAACATCTCCACTTGCATTTGAAGCATCTTCGCCATCTTCTTCCATCGCCAATCTTACATACTCTCTACGTGCAAAACGATCCCAGTCTGTTAATGATGGCTCTTCACGCATCTGCATTCGGATTGGAGGAAAGCAGAGGTGTTACAAGTGACAAACAGTTCATGTGAGATTATCAATGGATATTATAACATGAATAGGAACTCGACTTACTTGGCGGATAAGGAATGGATCCCTAGCTTCAAATGCCATAAATTTGTTCAGATTAAAGAGAATGTTGAAGAAATGCCCAGACAGTTTGCACCTTCGGAAGTCTTTCAATGTCAAATAGCTATCATTCTAGAACAAAATTAATGCAACTAATTCAGCATAAAATGTTTATTAGTTGGCAATGCGCAAATTAAAAGTAATAAAGGCAACCTCAGGTCCAATCATATCAATGAGCTGACACAAGATGTCCTCAAATAGAACAGGTTCCTGGGCCATGCACTCCATGCGATGAAGTTGCTCCTCAAAGAAGAACTGAAGTTCAATGTGTGTAAGTATGCCATTGCCATCCAAATCTATACATTTGAACCTGAAGAGATGATGTCACCAAGCAAAAATATGAGAACTTTTGGATGTTATAGGCCTGGTTGGAAGATAAGGAATTTTTAGGATTTAGTTGAAGCTTGTACTGAATCCTAGAACCACCTTTCCAAAATGGCAAGCAAATCAAATTCACATGACATGTTAGACTGATGTGTTTTAGGTTGAGCATCAAAGGCTACCCTAACAGATATAGATAAATCTTCTTTAGAATTGATCTCCTAGTCAGGAATGAATTTTCGTACTTTAGAGGATCAAGTTGACTACGGCTCTACCAAAATTCGATGAATGTCTCCAAAACCACACATTCATTTCTTAATTCAATTTGTAGAAAAAGGAAACCTTTGCTTGAAGGACCTTTAATGAAGAATTCTACCTGGATGGGATGACAATGAGACTGTTGGAGTACGTCAGGGGCCTATTAGGCCTGGGTTGGCTGTATAGcccattagtgttagggttaattagagataagggtcgtTTACTTAAGGGTCAAGTAAGCCTGTCTTGGGAGttaagtaaacctctctatataaggagaggagatgtatcaatctaatcaagcaagagattagaaggaaatcGTTGGAGTACGtcaggggcctattgggcctgggttggctgtatagcccattagtgttatggttaattagagataagggtcgtttacttaagggtcaagtaagcctggcttgggagtcaagtaaacctctctatataaggagacgagatgtatcaatctaatcaagcaagagattagaaggaaatcccttctctcttgccggccgtgggcgaagccccgcggccggcctcccccagCACCCTTGCAGCCCTAGCCACCGCCGctgtgaacagtacccgcgggtacTGTAGCCTCCCGTCGCCGCCTCTCCCTCAACTGtctccctctcaatcctagcaaccacataacatctggtatcagagatctctggttcgatcatgtGGTTCGATCATATCTACCCCCTGCCATCAACGCCAGCGCCATCGGCCGCGTCGGGGTTGTCGTCCGCATACTCGGGAGCGCCCCTGACGTTGGAATCTTTGGCCGCCGACGTGGCTGCGATCGCCCGCGGCATGACGGCCATgcaggcggccatggcggccatgcagGCGACCCTGGCCGCCCTCATCCCACCACCTCTCCCTCCACAACAgccggcaccaccaccacctccacagccGTGGCAGCCGCAGGCGATCTTCCCCTACGGCATGCCCCAGACCAGCGGGACGGGGGTGCCCCTCCACTTGCTGCGGTCCCAGGGCGTTCCCATCCAGCAGATCAAGTTCCCGCCGTCGTCGTCACCGCTTCCGGCTTGGATCGCCGGTTCGTCGAAACCCATCAACACGGCGCCCAGTACCCAGCCGCACCTACCGCCGCTCCCGACCACTGGGGTTGTCATGGCGCCTGGCGGCGCCCTGGCTCCGGGTGTCCTCGACGGCGGGGTGGACGGCCCCTTGTTCCATGGCGGCAGCCTGATGCCGACGCTCTCCGCCGCGTCGCCCTCGCTGGACAGCACGGGCGCGGCGCCCTCGGCCGCCGCACAGGACCTACCGCCCAAGTTTTACAAGTTGGAGTTCGCCACATACGGTTGGGGAGGCACATCCCTCCACCTCGTTCTCCATCGAAAGTCCTCCGCTCTTCTCTGTGCGGTGCAAACCAGCAGCCGTCTGGCGGGGAGAAGGTGCCACTGGCCGCGAGGGCGCCTCCGCTGGTCGCTGTTGCGACCACTTCCAGGTGGCCATACACATGCACCccttgcatctacatggtgtctATGGGATCCAGGAGGCTGTATACATGCAGGTTTGGCGAGCGGATGGTGTTCACCTTATGTTCAGGAGTCAAAAATAAAGAGTCCCAGTCTATTTTAGGTTGAGAATAATAAAATAAGCCAAGATGTAAAAGACTTGTTTTTTAGGTGTTAGGAGTCGAGTCAGCGTTATAAGTTCGTTAGgttgcagctcgaggacgagctgcatgtCCAGGTGGGGTGTAGTGTTGGAGTACGtcaggggcctattgggcctAGGTTGGCTGTATAGcccattagtgttagggttaattagagataaatGTCGTTTACTTAAAGATCAAGTAAGGCTGGcttaggagtcaagtaaacctctctatataaggagaggagatgtatcaatctaatcaaacaagagattagaaggaaatcccttctctcttgccggccgtgggcgaagccccacggccggcctcccccagcgcccttgcagccctagccgccgccgctgtgAACAGTACCCACGGGTACTGTAGCCTCCCGTCGCCGCCTTTCCCTCAGCTGtctccctctcaatcctagcaaccaCATAACAGAGACCAACAGCCAGTATAGCTGTGAAATTTATTTTAATCGAATTTGCTCTGTTCAAAGTAAGAGACTTTTCATGCCACTGCTATTTTTCTTTGTGTTGACTAGTTTGATGTCttataatgagctcatcacttaACATTTTTCTTTCGCAAATACCCCTTGAACAAAGATAGATAGTTCTAATAAATAAAGCACCATCCACCCTATGTTTTTCTCTATCCCTTAGAAAGGATGTTTTAGAAATGTTATACAGAGATTGTTCCAATGGTTGAATGATACAAATATACATTGAAATCGTAACATTGTAAGTGATGCATAAGCGCTCATGATAGGAAGTGCAATAAAGGGTGAACACTATAGTACACTGAAGATGGAGCATCGATCAATATTAAAAAAGGTATTAAACCAAACATCAGCAACATACCAATATTCTTGGCTTGGCGCTGATGATTTGTCCTCTTCAGACAATATAAAATGGACGAAATCTTCATAGCCCATTTTCCCTTCAACCTTACTGGTAAATTTCCTAGGAACCTACCATATATCCATTAAAAACTATCAACATACACTCAATAAAATGAACCTGAAGATAACTCGAAGAAAATGAAGTTGGTAGGACAAAAAGAAAAACTAACCTCTGAAAAAATTCTATCTACAATCCTATATGTCAGTGCATGGTTTCCGTACTTAATAAGATTTTCTTTGTCAATAAAGAAGTCGTGGTCTGTGTCCAGTTCCCAGAACTTGCAATATATCACATAGAAATGCTCATATGAGAAGTACCTACAGGGGAAAACAAACAAGAAGTTCAATGTCTTGCATAATGGAAGCTTAGGGTTCCCCTAAAGAAAAACTGCACTGGAGAAAATTCTGTAAATACAAAGGAGGAGAATTGTTAGAACTTGATTTGAAGGTGCCACCTTAAAACTTTATTGATATCCTCTTCATCATCAGCATGCCTGAGCGCACTGAGTAGATTTCCACGTTTCAGCTCTCTAAGTGTCAGATGTCCACTCCCAATTCGATTCAAGGAATAGAATATTCTATATACGACAGTCTCAGCTGACAAATAATGTTGTATATaagccaaagaagatagaagatggGATTTGATATAATCCACAAATATCATAGCATGGCAAAGATAGTTTACCATATCTTTCTTGAAATTCAGGTGTACTCTTCAAGAACTCCAGACCAGGATGGTTGTCCAAAAGGTCTTTCAGAATTGGTTTAAAATCCTCCTAAATGAATCCAATCAATCATTATGAAGCATTGATTAGAGAAGAGCAACAGTCATCAACCACAAACATGCTTTGCTGAAATAATCCTTTGCTAGAGTCTTTCATTGTATGATGTTTAGGGAAACAAGAGATGGATACCTTTGTGAGGTAGTTG is from Miscanthus floridulus cultivar M001 chromosome 7, ASM1932011v1, whole genome shotgun sequence and encodes:
- the LOC136462927 gene encoding basic leucine zipper 8-like gives rise to the protein MQQNCAANLACLPGFDLASLFLPQIQNDPMYDLSSFDMFDLDPYPYSCNGSVTTTTVSSVSAAAADNHQERRGNDERKKRRLASNRESARRSRVRKQRRLDELSLQVAELLGTNQRLLVELNHVIAKHAAVARENYKLREEAAGLQRRLSEMEVEVGDAEAAAGTPKVA
- the LOC136462928 gene encoding serine/threonine protein phosphatase 2A regulatory subunit B''beta-like; protein product: MAEAPAPADLSAAAQVSALPLQVDLLQLPPEVPAPGAPALRGVLDRLFAHWLSLPDTAALLASLVHKAKASGGGTAAAMLPSMMLQGGAAVPPLSPRSPRLSRRPSSLGAGPPNRSASPLRPPAARPAMEVIPQFYFQDGRPPPYEVKKQCISTVDQLFAGHSNGLRAPEFRMVTRELCKLPTFFTTVLFDKIDKESTGFVTRDAFIDFWVNSNLMSMDSATQVFTILKQQSRNYLTKEDFKPILKDLLDNHPGLEFLKSTPEFQERYAETVVYRIFYSLNRIGSGHLTLRELKRGNLLSALRHADDEEDINKVLRYFSYEHFYVIYCKFWELDTDHDFFIDKENLIKYGNHALTYRIVDRIFSEVPRKFTSKVEGKMGYEDFVHFILSEEDKSSAPSQEYWFKCIDLDGNGILTHIELQFFFEEQLHRMECMAQEPVLFEDILCQLIDMIGPENDSYLTLKDFRRCKLSGHFFNILFNLNKFMAFEARDPFLIRQMREEPSLTDWDRFARREYVRLAMEEDGEDASNASGDVWDESLESPF